In the genome of Trypanosoma brucei gambiense DAL972 chromosome 11, complete sequence, the window TAGTTACAGCAAGGGTGGGAGCATCATTCGCATGGCAGTTAATTTCATCGGAGAGGAGGCATTCCAAAAGGGAATGTCGGAGTATTTGAAGCACTTCGCCTATGGTAATGCAACAACGAAGGATCTGTGGAATTTTCTTGGAAATGCTGCAGGCAAACCCTTGGCCCCTATACTGGAGTACTGGACGGGGCGGCAAGGTTATCCTTACCTTATTGTTACGTCGTCACCTGACAAAAAGACTTTGAACATAACTCAAAAGCGCTTTCTAGCTACAGGTGACGTCACCGCCGACGAGGATGAAACAGTGTGGAAGGTACCTTTGCTTATCTCGACTCCGGAAGACGGGGTTCAGCGTTATATTCTTGAGAAACGGGAAAACCCAATACCGGTAAAGTATAACTCGTGGATAAAGGTAAACAGTGAGCAATCGGCCTTCTGCCGTGTCCACTATCAAGGCAACGGTTTGCTCGAAGGTTTGCTTCCCGCCATTGCTTCGAAGAACCTCTCTGATATAGACCGATTTTCTATTATTTCCGACTACCACGCCTTTGCTCGTGCCGGTTACTGCAGCACCGTCGACGTGCTCAAGATTCTTTCTTCTTATGTTGACGAAGACGATTATACTGTGTGGTGCTCCGTCGTTGGCTTTGAGAAAGAGATACGGATGCTGGTGTCCAGCCAGGGTCGAAGTGCTGTTGATTCACTGAATGCTTTCTGTCGCAACTTGTACTCGAATGCCATGAAACGACTCGGCTACGCGCAGAAGCCTGGCGACGATAATCGTTTGACTCAACTGCGCAGCGTTCTCTTCGACAGACTCGTAACATCTGAGGATAAGGAGGCCGTTGCCTATGCTTGCAAGCTTTATGCGGAACGGCAAAAGGTGCCAATTCCTTCGGACTTGCGGTACACTGTGTACGCTACGCACGTTAAATTAAACGGCGAGCCCGCGTTTCAGGAGGTGAAGCAACTTGCTGAGGTTACTGTGGACGCGATGGAGCGGACTCATTACCTTCGTGCGCTTGCATCTTCCGAAGTTGATGGTGTGGTGAGTCAGCTCTTTCAATACTCTCTCTCCGAAAAAGTTCGGAGCCAGGACGTTTTGGCCATTCTTGGCGCACTGGCCAGCAACGCTGCGAGGGTTAAAGCATACGCCGAAGAACTGAAGCAGATGTGGCCAAGGTTGGGGAAGGAGCTTCCCGGACTTATACTCGGGAGGGCGCTAAAATATTTGGAAAATGGTGCTGATGCAGCGGTGGCCGATGAAATGGAACAGTTCTGGAGCCACCTTGCTGATGAAGCTAAATTCGGGATGACCCGCAGCTTCCAACAGGGTGTGGAGGGACTCCGCAACAACGCAAAATGGGCGGCGCGAGACGTGAAGACTGTGGTCGAGTTTCTTTCGGTTGCAGCGTTATAGCTTTTCTTTCGCCTTCATATACGTTATTACCATTAGAATTGGCTGTTGCTAAATTAGTGGATGCAGCTGTTGGCTAAAATTAGGTgggaaaatgagtaaaaaaCTTTAGGGATAGAAGTGAATGTAGTAAAAGGTGGCTCAATCATGGGTaggaaagtaaaaacgaGTTGGATTTTGATGAAGGGGGAATATCGTCGAGGAATGGTCCATTCTTCCTCGTCGCGATGATTTCGTAGTGGGCACGTGCCACAGTGCTTCTGGCGGGAGAGTGGGTTTGTCAGGAGGTGCGGCGATAAAGGAATAGTTGTATTGGGTGTATACACGTATACTTGCACACTTGTTTCACACCAACGCTTCATCACTTTTAGGTTGTCGACATTTTTTCGCTTTAGGTAAGTATCCATATTACCTTTAGTGTTCTGCTTTACCTGTGATGCTCATCTACACCTTGCATCCACTTTTTTGTCACTTCAGTGTGTTGGTACTGTGCTGACctatatttgttttactttgccTCTCTGTTTGCAAACCTGGGGCGCTGGAGCGAAGAAATAGGGCGGAGGCGTTGACCATGACACACAACAGGAGCGGGGCTGTTCGAAGGAAAGTCGTTCAACACGACTTTTATGATTCAGCTGACCAGGTTGGTGGAGTGGTGTTGCTGAACAACCCTACCAACGGCTCCTGGGAATATGATGAGTACCTTCGGCTGCTCACAACCAAAAGGTACTCTCGTATTCCTTCGTGGGAAGCACATTCCACTGCGCAGTGCTACTTTGTCTGCGCTGACGGTGTATATCCTAAACTTCAGTCATACGTCAAGGAGCGGCAGGTGAGCCATCCGCATCTTCGGttgtttcaattttttcCTCTATGTGATGCTGTCATCGGTGATATGGACTCTTATGTCACTTCTTACGAAAAGGATGGTTGTGAAAGGCCTTCATCAACTCCAGAGGGCGGTTACGGCACTGTGGACGATATCCCTGTTGAGGTACTGGACACGATCCATCACAGGTGCCGCTCTGCGGCCGCGCTTTTTCGGGAGGTGGATGGGAGTGTGCCGGACACGCCACTGAATGGATGGAAAATGTTGCATGAAGAGCATTCCCACCCGTTACTTCGTCCGCTTTGGCTGCATATCCAGTGCCAGATTACGACGGACTTCAAAAAGGCGCTGACACTCCTGAAACGGCTGCGCAAGCGGTACCCTGACGAGAACGCTGTCGTGTTACCTCCTGTTCTGCGTTCACCTGGTGCCGCGCGTATACTGGAAACCGGTGGCGGTGTTGTGGACCAAAGAAACTGCGGGTGCGACAACGACCCGATCCAGGAGCGTGAGCTGTGCGTTGCGGCCAGCCAGGTTGAAGCATTACTTCTGCCCACCGTTGTCGCTGTCGGTGCCTTCGGTGGTCGCTTTGACCACGAGGTGGGAGCCATCTCTACGATGCTTTCTGAGAGTCATGATGCACATATAGTGCTTATAAATTTGTTTAATACGGTGTTTGCGTGTCAGGGAGGTGGGTGGACACAGATTGTGCGGCAACCCGAGTATGAAGACAAGACTTGCGGTCTTGTAAACTACGGAAGAATGACTGAGTGCGAGACGAGTGGTTTGCTCTGGAATGTTGTGAAGGGCAGGGGGAGGCCAAGTGTTACAAACGATTTCGTTTTCGACTTTGGGGCGTTTATTTCCGTCTGCAACATTGTTCGCCGCGAAGTTATAACGGTTGATTTGCGGTGCCTTTTAACGAGTGTGGGGGAGTCACCTGCGGATGCGACGACCGCTACAGGCGCTTCTGATTGCGAAGCGCAACGCGGTCGTGGCCCACCTGTAGTGTTCTCCATACTTCGGCggcaaaaaaaggaggggggcTAGGTGCGTGTTTTCTTTGAGCTCTATTCGtccttgttttatttattcatcgTTTTCCTTGTGTTTGGTTACCCTGCTGTACACGAGAGTCCCACCAACATTGTACTGAtatttccatcttttttagCGTTTCATTCTTAAACGCACCGTTTCTGGAGTGCGTATCCACGGCAATATAAGAAAACTTCACGAGTGCTAATGGGTGATCCTATCGATGATTTATTGCACCATTTTTAACGGTCATTTATTCGGGTATTCTGATCTTTTCTGTAAGTGTGTAATCTACTGCTGTCAACCGTTCTTAGGTGATAACGTCTGCGATTGTCTTACAGTATACCCATGTACATTTACTTTCAACATTCCCTTGTATATGTGTTACGTGCCTGTGTATGCGACATCCATACCATACATAAAACAGAAAGGAACCTGAAACATGGCCAAGAAGCACCTAAAGCGCCTGTATGCCCCCAAGGACTGGATGCTGAGCAAACTCACTGGTGTGTTTGCCCCTCGTCCACGTGCTGGTCCCCACAAACTACGCGAGTGCCTTTCGCTTCTGATTATTATTCGCAACCGGCTGAAGTATGCACTAAATGCCCTCGAAGCGCAGATGATCCTTCGTCAGGGACTCGTGTGTGTAGACGGCAAGCCCCGCAAGGATGGTAAGTACCCAGCCGGTTTCATGGACGTGGTGGAGATTCCCAAGACGGGCGACCGCTTCCGCATCCTATATGACGTGAAAGGACGCTTTGCGCTTGTCCGCGTGAGCGAGGCTGAGTCGAGCATCAAGATGATGAAGGTTGTCAACGTATACACCGGCACGGGACGCATTCCTGTTGCTGTGACACACGACGGCCACCGGATTCGCTATCCCGACCCCCGTACGAGCCGTGGAGACACTTTGGTGTATgatgtgaaagaaaaaaaggttttggACCTAATCAAGATTGGCAACGGCAAGGTTGTGATGGTGACAGGTGGTGCCAACCGTGGTCGTATTGGAGAAATTGTGTCCATTGAACGTCACCCTGGCGCCTTCGACATCGCCCGCCTCAAGGATGCGTCTGGTCACGAATTCGCAACTCGTGCCACAAACATTTTTGTGATTGGCAACGACATGTCGAGTGTTCCAGTTACGTTACCTAAGCAACAGGGTTTGCGTATCAACGTGATTCAGGAGCGTGAGGAAAAACTCATAGCCGCCGAAACACGCAGAACAACTCAGGCGCACAGCAAGCGAAAGACTAAGGTGTAAGTTGGTCTCTTTCTgctgactttttttttacgaagAAGCAAGGATTTTGGTTCCATTCATACTAATTTATTTTACGTTTTATAATCTATTGATTTATGTTGATCGAGACCCGTCACTATCACTAACATCAGCAAGGCAAGTGTGCACATTTGCAGTTCCCCCTTGTCGATAGTGTATAAAAGATACGCATTTCCTCCCCCGAAAACAATGTCTTCCGTTTAAAAAGTGGTTTGTTTAGCCGTCCCCAATGGCCAAGAAGCACCTAAAGCGCCTGTATGCCCCCAAGGACTGGATGCTGAGCAAACTCACTGGTGTGTTTGCCCCTCGTCCACGTGCTGGTCCCCACAAACTACGCGAGTGCCTTTCGCTTCTGATTATTATTCGCAACCGGCTGAAGTATGCACTAAATGCCCTCGAAGCGCAGATGATCCTTCGTCAGGGACTCGTGTGTGTAGACGGCAAGCCCCGCAAGGATGGTAAGTACCCAGCCGGTTTCATGGACGTGGTGGAGATTCCCAAGACGGGCGACCGCTTCCGCATCCTATATGACGTGAAAGGACGCTTTGCGCTTGTCCGCGTGAGCGAGGCTGAGTCGAGCATCAAGATGATGAAGGTTGTCAACGTATACACCGGCACGGGACGCATTCCTGTTGCTGTGACACACGACGGCCACCGGATTCGCTATCCCGACCCCCGTACGAGCCGTGGAGACACTTTGGTGTATgatgtgaaagaaaaaaaggttttggACCTAATCAAGATTGGCAACGGCAAGGTTGTGATGGTGACAGGTGGTGCCAACCGTGGTCGTATTGGAGAAATTGTGTCCATTGAACGTCACCCTGGCGCCTTCGACATCGCCCGCCTCAAGGATGCGTCTGGTCACGAATTCGCAACTCGTGCCACAAACATTTTTGTGATTGGCAACGACATGTCGAGTGTTCCAGTTACGTTACCTAAGCAACAGGGTTTGCGTATCAACGTGATTCAGGAGCGTGAGGAAAAACTCATAGCCGCCGAAACACGCAGAACAACTCAGGCGCACAGCAAGCGAAAGACTAAGGTGTAACGGCTAAATTCACATACAGTTACTTTCATTCTTTACACACCACCTTGATCAACTGCACATATTAAATACTTGCCTGTAAAATGAGCAGTATCATCCCCACTTAAGGAAACTGTAAGCTTAgtcacttccctcctttctctttctttttgtacgaAGGTTAAAGCCACAAGACTCTCTTACTGAACTCAGGCAAGTGAACAACACCGCACTAAACCAGAATCGCATAAGTTACATCCACTATCCATCCACTCGGGTTTAACTGAATTGCATCGCTGGATACCTTTCGTGTGCAATGGCTCTTGGATTTTCCTCTGCGGGGGAAGTGTACATGTACGCAACATGCATCCTTCTTGGAGTGTCCCTTCTAATGCCCCTTAACGCTCTCGTTTCCGCACCGCGCTTTATGGTGGACTACTACAAGTACGTATCTGGTAAAGAGGATGCCGAACCgaaccttccctttttctggAAGAATATTTTCACGTTCTACAATGTTGTATCGCTTGCGTCGCAGGTGATTGCTGGACCGACCGTTCTAACTCGTGCAGCCCGTCGACTTTCATTATCTGTGCGCTTTGCCCTTTCCATCACGTTGATGATGTCGGAGGTATTTGTAGTTCTCATGATGCCTGTGATCAAGGTACCTCAAACAGTTGCCATTGTTCTTCTCTGCCTTGTGACAATATTTGCAGGTATTGGGAAATCATACCATGAGGCGACGTGCTACGTTCTGGTGGCGTCGATGCCATCTAAGTTCATGTCTGCTGTTATGTTTGGAGTGTCACTATGCGGTGTAATAACGTCCACATTACAGTGCATCATCAAGGCATCAATGGAAGATACCTATGAGTCCGTGCTGACGCAGTCatacatttatttttcacttggTCTACTGATAATGGCGGGTACACTTGCGATGGCTCTCTGTCTACGATATAATTCCTACGCGCAGGAGCACGTTGCTGAGTACCGTATGCTCAAACTACAAGAACAAGGAGTAGATGCTGAGTCTCAAAATGATGAGAATGAACCCGTGGCTGAAGGtaaaggtgaaggtgaaggtaAGAGTGAGGGTGCCATGACGACAGCAGAGCAACTGACGGCAACTGCTGTTATGCCCGTAGCGAGGATAATCCGTATGATGTTAGTGACAGTCTTCTGCGGCTTCTTCCTCACCTTATTTATCTTCCCCAGTCTTATTATTCCCATCGATCGTGACCACAATTGGTTTGCGACAATTGCCATTCTGCTATACAACTGTGGGGATGCTATTGGACGTTTCTCCACCTCGTTCAAGTGCGTTTGGCCGCCCCGCCGTGCTCTGCTGTACGCCACCTTCGCCCGCTTCATTTTTGTTCTGCCCTTCATGTTATGCATTTACCAATACATCCCTGGCCATGTCGGTCCGTATATCTTCTCGTTTCTCCTTGGCCTGACCAACTGTGTGGGTGCCATGTCGATGGTGTATGGCCCAATAACCCCTGGTCTTGAGACTGCGGGTCAGAAATTGATGGCTGGACAGTTGATGGGGATTTCGCTGCTTTCTGGAATTGCCGCTGCATCTGTTCTTGCGATGATTGTGGTTGTCTTCCTACCATGAGTACGCTTAATGGAGGAGCCGCCTCTCACTAACACCACTTTGTTAGTACGTGACGTGTTTTAAGTGATGGAGCATCGTTGATGTTTTATCAAAGATACTATCTTaacttgtatatatatatatatatatatatgtattagtttatatcttttttacaTTAACAagattattttattttaattatttatttttttttgattttcctTTAACTGAAGGCATGTGCGGGTAAGGCAGCATAAACTATTTTGGACTGCCTCAGTACGCTAGCCCCTTTATAACAtacgtttttgtttattttttttgtcttagGACTGCTTCCCCGCTACTGGGTATGTTGAGGGAAAAAACGTCAGACACTTTCTCTCGGCACCTGGTGCGGTATGTCCGGCATttacttcccttccttttttttttatgatgCACATTACGTTGCCTGCTGAAGATATTGTTTGGAGCAATGtgcctgtggtgtttggGTGTACTGAAATTTGTGGTGAGACGGTGCGACTCTTGTGTGGTTAAGTAAAGGAATGTGAACTGATTGTACGATATGCCACTGGTGTCGCTACCATTCACTGTCAACGAGCTTCAACCATTATTAGTGGTGTGATTTTAGTGGatataaataagaaataaatTTCTAgtgtgtgttttctcccgtttcctccttctttcatgTAGGCCAACTTTAGTGCGTATGTACGGAGGGATAATATTAGTGTTTAGTAATTTCTGCGTAAATACCTGCGGTTTCCTTGTTTGCAGCAACACGTTACCTTTCAACTATAGACCTCCGTTGCGTGCTACAATCGTTATTTGTGTATTATAATTAtctattttttaaaaattatatatatatatgtttgtttgttgtataACTTCGGGGAAGCGCTGTTTTGTAAGGCCGTGTTAGGAAATCTGTATTACTGGTAACAGTAGTAATAAATGGGAGATCGTCTAATTTGTGTGCGTCACGGGGTTTAATGATTATTGTGATGTGCGGTTGTATTGCTGTTATTTTCTGCATCTGATATGCTTTAGGTTTAAGTACTCAATACCTTCTCCATCCATATAgatattgtttccttctctttctctttctccttttctttcctttcttatatCTTATTCCTACTGCCCCATTGCGGTAGTGATAGCGTCAAGTTTATGTATGTTGTTGTAGTTGTACTTGCCGCGCTGCTTCGAAGCTGTTGGCTCACCAATGGTTTTACTGGATATGGTGTTCCGAAGTTTTTGGAGGACCTATTGCATATGTCCATGTTGCTGTACCGTTGTGTTTGCCTTTCGATGAACTCCCGTGGATTTGCGTGCtcgtgtttttgctttttgcttctgttaTGTGGTAATGGCGGATGTGTATACGATGGCGATATTCACATATATGTGATAAGGATGGTGCAGAACCGCAACCACTAAATACTTGCCTGTAAAATGAGCAGTATCATCCCCACTTAAGGAAACTGTAAGCTTAgtcacttccctcctttctctttctttttgtacgaAGGTTAAAGCCACAAGACTCTCTTACTGAACTCAGGCAAGTGAACAACACCGCACTAAACCAGAATCGCATAAGTTACATCCACTATCCATCCACTCGGGTTTAACTGAATTGCATCGCTGGATACCTTTTGTGTGCAATGGCTCTTGGATTTTCCTCTGCGGGGGAAGTGTACATGTACGCAACATGCATCCTTCTTGGAGTGTCCCTTCTAATGCCCCTTAACGCTCTCGTTTCCGCACCGCGCTTTATGGTGGACTACTACAAGTACGTATCTGGTAAAGAGGATGCCGAACCgaaccttccctttttctggaaaaatattttcacGTTCTACAATGTTGTATCGCTTGCGTCGCAGGTGATTGCTGGACCGACCGTTCTAACTCGTGCAGCCCGTCGACTTTCATTATCTGTGCGCTTTGCCCTTTCCATCACGTTGATGATGTCGGAGGTATTTGTAGTTCTCATGATGCCTGTGATCAAGGTACCTCAAACAGTTGCCATTGTTCTTCTCTGCCTTGTGACAATATTTGCAGGTATTGGGAAATCATACCATGAGGCGACGTGCTACGTTCTGGTGGCGTCGATGCCATCTAAGTTCATGTCTGCTGTTATGTTTGGAGTGTCACTATGCGGTGTAATAACGTCCACATTACAGTGCATCATCAAGGCATCAATGGAAGATACCTATGAGTCCGTGCTGACGCAGTCatacatttatttttcacttggTCTACTGATAATGGCGGGTACACTTGCGATGGCTCTCTGTCTACGATATAATTCCTACGCGCAGGAGCACGTTGCTGAGTACCGTATGCTCAAACTACAAGAACAAGGAGTAGATGCTGAGTCTCAAAATGATGAGAATGAACCCGTGGCTGAAGGtaaaggtgaaggtgaaggtaAGAGTGAGGGTGCCATGACGACAGCAGAGCAACTGACGGCAACTGCTGTTATGCCCGTAGCGAGGATAATCCGTATGATGTTAGTGACAGTCTTCTGCGGCTTCTTCCTCACCTTATTTATCTTCCCCAGTCTTATTATTCCCATCGATCGTGACCACAATTGGTTTGCGACAATTGCCATTCTGCTATACAACTGTGGGGATGCTATTGGACGTTTCTCCACCTCGTTCAAGTGCGTTTGGCCGCCCCGCCGTGCTCTGCTGTACGCCACCTTCGCCCGCTTCATTTTTGTTCTGCCCTTCATGTTATGCATTTACCAATACATCCCTGGCCATGTCGGTCCGTATATCTTCTCGTTTCTCCTTGGCCTGACCAACTGTGTGGGTGCCATGTCGATGGTGTATGGCCCAATAACCCCTGGTCTTGAGACTGCGGGTCAGAAATTGATGGCTGGACAGTTGATGGGGATTTCGCTGCTTTCTGGAATTGCCGCTGCATCTGTGCTTGCGATGATTGTGGTTGTCTTCCTACCATGAGTACGCTTAATGGAGGAGCCGCCTCTCACTAACACCACTTTGTTAGTACGTGACGTGTTTTAAGTGATGGAGCATCGTTGATGTTTTATCAAAGATACTATCTTaacttgtatatatatatataaatatatatatatgtattagtttatatcttttttacaTTAACAagattattttattttaattaattttttttttgattttcctTTAACTGAAGGCATGTGCGGGTAAGGCAGCATAAACTATTTTGGACTGCCTCAGTACGCTAGCCCCTTTATAACAtacgtttttgtttatttttttgtcttaGGACTGCTTCCCCGCTACTGGGTATGTTGAGGGAAAAAACGTCAGACACTTTCTCTCGGTACCTGGTGCGGTGTGTCCGGCATttacttcccttccttcctttttttatgaTGCACATTACGTTGCCTGCTGAAGATATTGTTTGGAGCAATGtgcctgtggtgtttggGTGTACTGAAATTTGTGGTGAGACGGTGCGACTCTTGTGTGGTTAAGTAAAGGAATGTGAACTGATTGTACGATATGCCACTGGTGTCGCTACCATTCACTGTCAACGAGCTTCAACCATTATTAGTGGTGTGATTTTAGTGGatataaataagaaataaatTTCTAgtgtgtgttttctcccgtttcctccttctttcatgTAGGCCAACTTTAGTGCGTATGTACGGAGGGATAATATTAGTGTTTAGTAATTTCTGCGTAAATACCTGCGGTTTCCTTGTTTGCAGCAACACGTTACCTTTCAACTATAGACCTCCGTTGCGTGCTACAATCGTTATTTGTGTATTATAATTAtctattttttaaaaattatatatatatatgtttgtttgttgtataACTTCGGGGAAGCGCTGTTTTGTAAGGCCGTGTTAGGAAATCTGTATTACTGGTAACAGTAGTAATAAATGGGAGATCGTCTAATTTGTGTGCGTCACGGGGTTTAATGATTATTGTGATGTGCGGTTGTATTGCTGTTATTTTCTGCATCTGATATGCTTTAGGTTTAAGTACTCAATACCTTCTCCATCCATATAgatattgtttccttctctttctctttctccttttctttcctttcttatatCTTATTCCTACTGCCCCATTGCGGTAGTGATAGCGTCAAGTTTATGTATGTTGTTGTAGTTGTACTTGCCGCGCTGCTTCGAAGCTGTTGGCTCACCAATGGTTTTACTGGATATGGTGTTCCGAAGTTTTTGGAGGACCTATTGCATATGTCCATGTTGCTGTACCGTTGTGTTTGCCTTTCGATGAACTCCCGTGGATTTGCGTGCtcgtgtttttgctttttgcttctgttaTGTGGTAATGGCGGATGTGTATACGATGGCGATATTCACATATATGTGATAAGGATGGTGCAGAACCGCAACCACTAAATACTTGCCTGTAAAATGAGCAGTATCATCCCCACTTAAGGAAACTGTAAGCTTAgtcacttccctcctttctctttctttttgtacgaAGGTTAAAGCCACAAGACTCTCTTACTGAACTCAGGCAAGTGAACAACACCGCACTAAACCAGAATCGCATAAGTTACATCCACTATCCATCCACTCGGGTTTAACTGAATTGCATCGCTGGATACCTTTTGTGTGCAATGGCTCTTGGATTTTCCTCTGCGGGGGAAGTGTACATGTACGCAACATGCATCCTTCTTGGAGTGTCCCTTCTAATGCCCCTTAACGCTCTCGTTTCCGCGCCGCGCTTTATGGTGGACTACTACAAGTACGTATCTGGTAAAGAGGATGCCGAACCgaaccttccctttttctggAAGAATATTTTCACGTTCTACAATGTTGTATCGCTTGCGTCGCAGGTGATTGCTGGACCGACCGTTCTAACTCGTGCAGCCCGTCGACTTTCATTATCTGTGCGCTTTGCCCTTTCCATCACGTTGATGATGTCGGAGGTATTTGTAGTTCTCATGATGCCTGTGATCAAGGTACCTCAAACAGTTGCCATTGTTCTTCTCTGCCTTGTGACAATATTTGCAGGTATTGGGAAATCATACCATGAGGCGACGTGCTACGTTCTGGTGGCGTCGATGCCATCTAAGTTCATGTCTGCTGTTATGTTTGGAGTGTCACTATGCGGTGTAATAACGTCCACACTACAGTGCATCATCAAGGCATCGATGGAAGATACCTATGAGTCCGTGCTGACGCAGTCatacatttatttttcacttggTCTACTGATAATGGCGGGTACACTTGCGATGGCTCTCTGTCTACGATATAATTCCTACGCGCAGGAGCACGTTGCTGAGTACCGTATGCTCGAACTACAAGAACAAGGAGTAGATGCTGAGTCTCAAAATGATGAGAATGAACCCGTGGCTGAAGGtaaaggtgaaggtgaaggtaAGAGTGAGGGTGCCATGACGACAGCAGAGCAACTGACGGCAACTGCTGTTATGCCCGTAGCGAGGATAATCCGTATGATGTTAGTGACAGTCTTCTGCGGCTTCTTCCTCACCTTATTTATCTTCCCCAGTCTTATTATTCCCATCGATCGTGACCACAATTGGTTTGCGACAATTGCCATTCTGCTATACAACTGTGGGGATGCTATTGGACGTTTCTCCACCTCGTTCAAGTGCGTTTGGCCGCCCCGCCGTGCTCTGCTGTACGCCACCTTCGCCCGCTTCATTTTTGTTCTGCCCTTCATGTTATGCATTTACCAATACATCCCTGGCCATGTCGGTCCGTATATCTTCTCGTTTCTCCTTGGCCTGACCAACTGTGTGGGTGCCATGTCGATGGTGTATGGCCCAATAACCCCTGGTCTTGAGACTGCGGGTCAGAAATTGATGGCTGGACAGTTGATGGGGATTTCGCTGCTTTCTGGAATTGCCGCTGCATCTGTTCTTGCGATGATTGTGGTTGTCTTCCTACCATGAGTACGCTTAATGGAGGAGCCGCCTCTCACTAACACCACTTTGTTAGTACGTGACGTGTTTTAAGTGATGGAGCATCGTTGATGTTTTATCAAAGATACTATCTTaacttgtatatatatatatatatatgtattag includes:
- a CDS encoding aminopeptidase, putative, encoding MSTIERDTLPSDPTPHHYKVSIVPDFETFKFTGHVDIKITAEKPQQKITLNYSDLTFVKVRVTPGGSASETEELPAESISLDKTGMKATFSLHKAFQGEATLSIDYTGIINDKLAGFYRSKYTVNGKESYMGTTQFEAVDARQAIPCWDEPAVKAVFEIIITAPSHLMVLSNTPSYKKEVVDDKTRWFFEPTPKMSTYLLAWTIGVFECIEKRIQKVHKGAGGQTEETIIRVFTPEGKKSKASFALDVASKVLPLYEEFFGSNYVLPKVDLLAIPDFAAGAMENWGLITYRETALLCDAESSAAQRYYVALVVAHELAHQWFGNLVTMQWWKELWLNESFATYMEYRAVDKLFPEWRVFTQFVHDEVARAFQLDSMRSSHPVEVDVKYAKEIDDIFDAISYSKGGSIIRMAVNFIGEEAFQKGMSEYLKHFAYGNATTKDLWNFLGNAAGKPLAPILEYWTGRQGYPYLIVTSSPDKKTLNITQKRFLATGDVTADEDETVWKVPLLISTPEDGVQRYILEKRENPIPVKYNSWIKVNSEQSAFCRVHYQGNGLLEGLLPAIASKNLSDIDRFSIISDYHAFARAGYCSTVDVLKILSSYVDEDDYTVWCSVVGFEKEIRMLVSSQGRSAVDSLNAFCRNLYSNAMKRLGYAQKPGDDNRLTQLRSVLFDRLVTSEDKEAVAYACKLYAERQKVPIPSDLRYTVYATHVKLNGEPAFQEVKQLAEVTVDAMERTHYLRALASSEVDGVVSQLFQYSLSEKVRSQDVLAILGALASNAARVKAYAEELKQMWPRLGKELPGLILGRALKYLENGADAAVADEMEQFWSHLADEAKFGMTRSFQQGVEGLRNNAKWAARDVKTVVEFLSVAAL
- a CDS encoding 40S ribosomal protein S4, putative translates to MAKKHLKRLYAPKDWMLSKLTGVFAPRPRAGPHKLRECLSLLIIIRNRLKYALNALEAQMILRQGLVCVDGKPRKDGKYPAGFMDVVEIPKTGDRFRILYDVKGRFALVRVSEAESSIKMMKVVNVYTGTGRIPVAVTHDGHRIRYPDPRTSRGDTLVYDVKEKKVLDLIKIGNGKVVMVTGGANRGRIGEIVSIERHPGAFDIARLKDASGHEFATRATNIFVIGNDMSSVPVTLPKQQGLRINVIQEREEKLIAAETRRTTQAHSKRKTKV
- a CDS encoding nucleobase transporter, with translation MALGFSSAGEVYMYATCILLGVSLLMPLNALVSAPRFMVDYYKYVSGKEDAEPNLPFFWKNIFTFYNVVSLASQVIAGPTVLTRAARRLSLSVRFALSITLMMSEVFVVLMMPVIKVPQTVAIVLLCLVTIFAGIGKSYHEATCYVLVASMPSKFMSAVMFGVSLCGVITSTLQCIIKASMEDTYESVLTQSYIYFSLGLLIMAGTLAMALCLRYNSYAQEHVAEYRMLKLQEQGVDAESQNDENEPVAEGKGEGEGKSEGAMTTAEQLTATAVMPVARIIRMMLVTVFCGFFLTLFIFPSLIIPIDRDHNWFATIAILLYNCGDAIGRFSTSFKCVWPPRRALLYATFARFIFVLPFMLCIYQYIPGHVGPYIFSFLLGLTNCVGAMSMVYGPITPGLETAGQKLMAGQLMGISLLSGIAAASVLAMIVVVFLP
- a CDS encoding nucleobase/nucleoside transporter, putative, with the protein product MALGFSSAGEVYMYATCILLGVSLLMPLNALVSAPRFMVDYYKYVSGKEDAEPNLPFFWKNIFTFYNVVSLASQVIAGPTVLTRAARRLSLSVRFALSITLMMSEVFVVLMMPVIKVPQTVAIVLLCLVTIFAGIGKSYHEATCYVLVASMPSKFMSAVMFGVSLCGVITSTLQCIIKASMEDTYESVLTQSYIYFSLGLLIMAGTLAMALCLRYNSYAQEHVAEYRMLKLQEQGVDAESQNDENEPVAEGKGEGEGKSEGAMTTAEQLTATAVMPVARIIRMMLVTVFCGFFLTLFIFPSLIIPIDRDHNWFATIAILLYNCGDAIGRFSTSFKCVWPPRRALLYATFARFIFVLPFMLCIYQYIPGHVGPYIFSFLLGLTNCVGAMSMVYGPITPGLETAGQKLMAGQLMGISLLSGIAAASVLAMIVVVFLP
- a CDS encoding nucleobase transporter, putative produces the protein MALGFSSAGEVYMYATCILLGVSLLMPLNALVSAPRFMVDYYKYVSGKEDAEPNLPFFWKNIFTFYNVVSLASQVIAGPTVLTRAARRLSLSVRFALSITLMMSEVFVVLMMPVIKVPQTVAIVLLCLVTIFAGIGKSYHEATCYVLVASMPSKFMSAVMFGVSLCGVITSTLQCIIKASMEDTYESVLTQSYIYFSLGLLIMAGTLAMALCLRYNSYAQEHVAEYRMLELQEQGVDAESQNDENEPVAEGKGEGEGKSEGAMTTAEQLTATAVMPVARIIRMMLVTVFCGFFLTLFIFPSLIIPIDRDHNWFATIAILLYNCGDAIGRFSTSFKCVWPPRRALLYATFARFIFVLPFMLCIYQYIPGHVGPYIFSFLLGLTNCVGAMSMVYGPITPGLETAGQKLMAGQLMGISLLSGIAAASVLAMIVVVFLP